From a region of the Deinococcus terrestris genome:
- the nusB gene encoding transcription antitermination factor NusB: protein MTRRRDRAQPPVGTRRAAREFAFRVLFEAERGGGASTGMPLSAVFTRAEGAMREGDDTFTPLNEEALAFARQLVEGLDTHRAEVDEQLRRTIRGWDFGQMAQTDLNVLRLATYELLHTDEPHPPVIESAVRIARKFGGEDSGRFVNGVLGGLSRSLPERPGT from the coding sequence GTGACCCGCCGCCGCGACCGTGCCCAGCCGCCCGTCGGTACCCGCCGGGCCGCCCGCGAGTTTGCCTTCCGCGTGCTGTTCGAGGCCGAGCGGGGCGGCGGAGCGAGCACGGGCATGCCGCTGTCCGCTGTCTTCACCCGCGCGGAGGGGGCGATGCGCGAGGGTGACGACACCTTCACCCCGCTGAACGAGGAAGCGCTGGCCTTCGCCCGGCAGCTTGTGGAGGGGCTGGACACGCACCGCGCCGAGGTGGACGAGCAGCTGCGCCGCACCATTCGCGGCTGGGATTTCGGGCAGATGGCGCAGACCGATCTCAACGTGCTGCGACTGGCGACCTACGAACTGCTGCATACGGACGAGCCGCACCCCCCGGTGATCGAGAGCGCCGTCCGGATCGCCCGTAAGTTCGGCGGCGAGGACTCGGGCCGTTTCGTGAACGGGGTGCTGGGGGGCCTCAGCCGCAGCCTGCCGGAGCGCCCGGGCACGTGA
- a CDS encoding Asp23/Gls24 family envelope stress response protein, whose protein sequence is MDVDISKSVLTDIAATTLDGIEGVEIAAAPLKVGEVLRQQGGPRRPRALRVTREGGQVTVDVGLNVEYGRSLVGLARQAQGAVCENIELMTGLKVKAVNVSVLNVTLPREGAA, encoded by the coding sequence ATGGACGTAGACATCAGCAAAAGTGTCCTGACGGACATCGCCGCCACGACGCTGGACGGCATTGAGGGCGTGGAGATCGCCGCCGCGCCCCTCAAGGTGGGCGAGGTGCTGCGGCAGCAGGGCGGGCCGCGCCGTCCCCGTGCCCTGCGGGTCACCCGCGAGGGCGGACAGGTCACCGTGGACGTGGGCCTGAATGTGGAGTACGGCCGCAGCCTCGTGGGGCTGGCGCGGCAGGCGCAGGGCGCCGTCTGCGAGAACATCGAGCTGATGACGGGCCTGAAGGTCAAGGCCGTCAACGTCAGCGTGCTGAACGTGACCCTGCCGCGCGAGGGGGCCGCTTGA
- the ligA gene encoding NAD-dependent DNA ligase LigA: MTEAAPGTPPSVPPGEATQADYLALRSEVERHARAYYELDNPEIPDDVYDCLVRELRGLEEAHPEWVGEGTPTQAVGGAPSTAFQPVNHPTPMTSLDNVFDDDELREWQEKLARALGLPPEYDAFTYTGELKIDGLSVNLYYVDGVLQWAATRGNGTTGELVTEQVLTVPGIPRELPGLTGELEVRGEVYLSRADFAAYNARAEELGLPLLKNPRNGAAGALRQKDPEVTRSRNLKAIFYSLGKRDGVPVRTQAELLAWLAAQGFPTSRYSETVTGIEAAADYHRRMTGGRSGFEFDADGTVLKLDSLALQEEAGFTSRAPRWAIAYKFPVEEVETVLEDIVINVGRTGKLAPLAHLSPRLIEGSTVSRATLHNEDYIRDMDLRIGDTVVVRKSGGVIPQILRVVVDKRPEGTQPYVFPTHCPECGHEAVRAEGDANTYCPNPACPAQQYERLRHFVSRGAMDVRGLGEKLIEQLLAVGLVRDAADFYGLTPEGLAALERSGEKKAANVLAQLEASKTRPLWRLIHALGIPHVGERGAQALARAFGTLDALLAATPEQIEAVPGMGGVLAQSVTAALADETMRDLLRRLREAGVAPIEESAPRGDALAGLTFVLTGSLSRPREAIKAELEAAGARVSGSVTKKTSYLVAGEEAGSKLARAQELGVAVLDEAGLGALLAERGM, encoded by the coding sequence ATGACCGAGGCCGCTCCCGGCACCCCCCCCAGTGTCCCCCCCGGCGAGGCGACCCAGGCCGACTACCTGGCCCTGCGTTCGGAGGTCGAGCGCCACGCCCGCGCCTACTACGAACTCGACAACCCCGAGATTCCCGACGACGTGTACGACTGCCTGGTGCGCGAGCTGCGCGGCCTGGAGGAGGCGCACCCCGAGTGGGTGGGGGAGGGCACGCCCACCCAGGCGGTCGGCGGGGCGCCCAGCACGGCCTTCCAGCCCGTGAACCACCCCACCCCGATGACCAGCCTCGACAACGTGTTCGACGACGACGAGCTGCGCGAGTGGCAGGAGAAGCTGGCCCGCGCCCTGGGGCTGCCGCCCGAGTACGACGCTTTCACCTACACGGGCGAACTCAAGATCGACGGCCTGAGCGTGAACCTGTATTACGTCGATGGGGTGCTCCAGTGGGCCGCCACACGCGGCAACGGCACCACGGGCGAACTCGTCACCGAGCAGGTCCTCACCGTGCCGGGCATTCCGCGCGAACTGCCGGGCCTGACCGGCGAGCTGGAGGTGCGCGGCGAGGTCTACCTCTCGCGGGCCGACTTCGCCGCCTACAACGCCCGCGCCGAGGAACTGGGACTGCCGCTGCTGAAAAATCCCCGCAACGGCGCGGCGGGCGCCCTGCGGCAGAAGGACCCGGAGGTGACCCGCTCGCGCAACCTGAAGGCGATCTTTTACAGCCTCGGCAAGCGGGACGGCGTGCCCGTGCGGACCCAGGCCGAGCTGCTCGCGTGGCTGGCCGCCCAGGGCTTCCCGACCAGCCGCTACTCAGAAACCGTCACGGGGATTGAGGCCGCCGCCGACTACCACCGCCGCATGACCGGGGGCCGCTCGGGCTTCGAGTTTGACGCCGACGGCACGGTCCTGAAGCTCGACTCCCTCGCCCTGCAGGAGGAGGCGGGCTTCACCAGCCGGGCGCCCCGCTGGGCCATCGCCTACAAGTTCCCGGTGGAGGAGGTCGAGACGGTGTTGGAAGACATCGTCATCAACGTGGGCCGCACCGGAAAGCTCGCCCCCCTCGCGCATCTTTCGCCCCGGCTGATTGAGGGCAGCACGGTGAGCCGCGCGACCCTCCACAACGAGGACTACATCCGCGACATGGACCTGCGGATAGGCGACACCGTGGTCGTTCGGAAGTCGGGCGGGGTGATTCCTCAGATTCTGCGCGTGGTCGTGGACAAGCGGCCTGAAGGCACCCAGCCCTACGTCTTCCCGACCCACTGCCCCGAGTGCGGGCACGAGGCGGTGCGGGCGGAGGGCGACGCCAACACCTACTGTCCCAACCCCGCCTGCCCCGCGCAACAGTACGAGCGGCTGCGCCACTTCGTGAGCCGGGGGGCGATGGACGTGCGCGGGCTGGGAGAGAAGCTGATCGAACAGCTCCTCGCTGTGGGCCTCGTGCGGGACGCCGCCGACTTCTACGGACTGACCCCCGAAGGGCTCGCGGCCCTGGAGCGCAGCGGCGAGAAGAAGGCCGCCAACGTCCTCGCGCAACTGGAGGCCAGCAAGACCCGTCCACTGTGGCGCCTGATTCACGCCCTTGGCATTCCGCACGTGGGCGAGCGGGGAGCGCAGGCCCTGGCCCGCGCCTTCGGCACGCTGGACGCGCTGCTGGCCGCCACCCCGGAGCAGATCGAGGCGGTGCCCGGCATGGGCGGCGTCCTGGCGCAGAGCGTGACCGCCGCCCTCGCCGACGAGACGATGCGTGACCTGCTGCGCCGCTTGCGCGAGGCCGGGGTCGCCCCGATCGAGGAGTCGGCCCCACGCGGCGACGCCCTCGCCGGACTCACCTTCGTCCTCACCGGGAGCCTCTCGCGCCCCCGCGAGGCGATCAAGGCCGAGCTGGAAGCAGCGGGCGCCCGCGTTTCCGGCAGCGTGACCAAGAAGACCTCCTACCTCGTCGCGGGCGAGGAAGCAGGCAGCAAGCTCGCGCGGGCGCAGGAGCTGGGTGTCGCGGTGCTGGACGAGGCCGGGTTGGGGGCGCTGCTCGCAGAGCGCGGCATGTAA
- a CDS encoding BMP family lipoprotein: MKKVVTIVLAAAAATASLATAQGALRVGMAYDAGGKFDKSFNQSAYEGGARAQKNLGIRLSDFEPSDPSQTIQGIRNFANQGFDLTVGVGFANNASITQVAKENPDLYFGLVDDVSPQKNVASMVFAEQEGSYLVGYLAGLNSSTGVVGFVGGMDIPLIHKFEAGYTAGVKAANPKARVIAQYVGTTPDAWNNPGRAKEIAASMRSRGADILFAAAGGSGNGVIDYVKQTQCLKAANLPSGVKFNTNNFSKVRKSAAYTKACAGNTRPMFFIGVDSNQNRLGDFDGNPATMNHGLTSMLKRVDNAVYALINDVKNNKFKGGERRFGLKENGVGYAVDQYNRALIPSTQVARVEAIKAQIISGKIKVPSK; this comes from the coding sequence ATGAAAAAAGTTGTGACCATCGTCCTGGCGGCTGCTGCTGCCACGGCCTCTCTTGCTACGGCCCAGGGCGCTCTGCGCGTCGGCATGGCCTACGACGCGGGCGGCAAGTTCGACAAGAGCTTCAACCAGTCCGCTTACGAGGGCGGCGCGCGTGCCCAGAAGAACCTCGGGATTCGCCTGAGCGACTTCGAGCCCAGCGACCCCAGCCAGACCATCCAGGGCATCCGCAACTTTGCCAACCAGGGCTTTGACCTGACCGTCGGCGTGGGCTTTGCCAACAACGCGTCGATCACCCAGGTCGCCAAGGAAAACCCCGACCTCTACTTCGGGCTGGTCGACGACGTGTCCCCCCAGAAGAACGTCGCCTCCATGGTGTTCGCTGAGCAGGAAGGCAGCTACCTCGTGGGCTACCTCGCCGGACTGAACTCCAGCACGGGCGTGGTGGGCTTTGTGGGCGGCATGGACATCCCCCTGATCCACAAGTTCGAGGCCGGGTACACGGCGGGCGTGAAGGCCGCCAACCCCAAGGCCCGCGTCATCGCCCAGTACGTGGGCACCACCCCCGACGCCTGGAACAACCCCGGCCGGGCCAAGGAGATCGCGGCCTCCATGCGCTCGCGCGGCGCCGACATCCTCTTCGCGGCGGCGGGCGGCAGCGGCAACGGCGTCATCGACTACGTCAAGCAGACCCAGTGCCTCAAGGCGGCCAACCTGCCCAGCGGCGTGAAGTTCAACACCAACAACTTCTCCAAGGTCCGCAAGAGCGCCGCCTACACCAAGGCCTGCGCGGGCAACACCCGCCCGATGTTCTTCATCGGCGTGGACTCCAACCAGAACCGCCTCGGCGACTTTGACGGCAACCCCGCCACCATGAACCACGGCCTGACCTCGATGCTCAAGCGCGTGGACAACGCCGTGTACGCGCTGATCAACGACGTCAAGAACAACAAGTTCAAGGGGGGCGAGCGCCGCTTCGGCCTCAAGGAGAACGGCGTCGGCTACGCGGTAGACCAGTACAACCGCGCCCTGATCCCCAGCACCCAGGTTGCCCGCGTCGAGGCCATCAAGGCCCAGATCATCAGCGGCAAGATCAAGGTGCCCAGCAAGTAA
- the uvrA gene encoding excinuclease ABC subunit UvrA — protein MQNQNLVVRGAREHNLKNVTVELPRDKFVVITGVSGSGKSTLAFDTIYAEGQRRYVESLSAYARQFLGLMEKPDVDGIEGLSPAISIDQKTTSHNPRSTVGTVTEIHDYLRLLYARVGTPYCPICGRKIEKQSPSEITTRLLGQFPDARAILLAPVVRGRKGEYRKLLADLRREGFSRVRVDGVLYELEEAEKLKLEKFEKHDVDVVVDRLTLREGDRGRVAESVELGLRRGEGLLRVLLPEAGEGGTPHEELYSEQFACPEHGSVLEELEPRSFSFNNPYGACGDCAGLGFKNEFSPELVVDENLSIAGGAILPWSKKGTGGGVYYWDKLKALSEHLEFDLKTPWRELPDAAKRAILYGPGEPFEVVYRRGGKETMRFMTEFEGVMPNLERRYADTESEYMREKLEELMELRPCPTCGGTRYKPEILAVRVGGLNISQASGMSVLEADAYFERLQEGGLDHDAIAPHLGEHLGGTARAHAPRRYEYALSEFGEAVASPILRAIRTRLRFLVDVGLDYLSLDRTANTLSGGEAQRIRLATQVGSGLTGVLYVLDEPSIGLHPKDNGRLIGTLKNLRDLGNTLIVVEHDADTMLEADYLVDMGPGAGVHGGEVVAVGTPDEVRDNPASLTGQYLRGEIDIALPTARRRGNGRKLRVVGAREHNLRDVTAEIPLGTMTVVTGPSGSGKSTLIHDILHATLARELNRAKTNPGRFERIEGMEHLDKVIEIDQSPIGRTPRSNPATYTGVFTEIRDLFTRTPEARRRGYQSGRFSFNVKGGRCEHCKGDGVMKIEMNFLPDIYVPCEVCKGARYNRETLEVKYNGKNISEVLDLTVEAAHEFFEAIPTIERKMSVLCDVGLGYMKIGQPSTTLSGGEAQRIKLATELSKRATGKTIYILDEPTTGLHFEDVRKLMGVLDRLAEGGNTLVVIEHNLDVMKCADHIIDLGPEGGVRGGTVVATGTPEQVAAHPTSHTGEYLRRVPGIVPAGGEAPAELVAAAPARRGRGKKAGAA, from the coding sequence TTGCAGAACCAGAATCTGGTGGTGCGCGGCGCACGCGAACACAACCTCAAGAACGTCACGGTGGAGCTGCCGCGCGACAAGTTCGTGGTGATCACGGGAGTCTCGGGCAGCGGCAAGAGCACCCTGGCCTTCGACACCATCTACGCCGAGGGCCAGCGCCGCTACGTCGAGAGTCTCTCGGCCTACGCCCGGCAGTTCCTCGGGCTGATGGAAAAGCCCGACGTGGACGGCATCGAGGGCCTGTCCCCGGCCATCTCCATCGACCAGAAGACGACCAGCCACAACCCCCGTTCGACGGTGGGGACGGTTACCGAGATTCACGACTACCTGCGTCTGCTGTACGCGCGGGTGGGCACGCCCTACTGCCCGATCTGCGGACGCAAGATCGAGAAGCAGTCGCCCAGCGAGATCACGACCCGGCTGCTGGGGCAGTTCCCCGACGCCCGCGCGATCCTGCTCGCCCCGGTGGTGCGCGGGCGCAAGGGCGAGTACCGCAAGCTGCTGGCCGACCTGCGGCGCGAGGGCTTCTCGCGGGTGCGGGTAGACGGCGTGCTGTACGAGCTGGAAGAGGCCGAGAAGCTCAAGCTGGAGAAGTTCGAGAAGCACGACGTGGACGTGGTGGTCGACCGCCTGACCCTGCGCGAGGGCGACCGGGGCCGCGTGGCCGAGAGCGTGGAACTGGGCCTGCGGCGGGGCGAGGGCCTGCTGCGGGTGCTGCTGCCCGAGGCAGGTGAGGGAGGCACGCCACACGAGGAGCTGTACTCCGAGCAGTTCGCCTGCCCGGAACATGGCAGCGTGCTGGAGGAGCTGGAGCCGCGCTCCTTTTCCTTCAACAACCCCTACGGCGCGTGCGGCGACTGCGCCGGACTGGGCTTCAAGAACGAGTTCTCGCCCGAGCTGGTCGTGGACGAGAACCTCTCCATCGCGGGGGGCGCGATCCTGCCCTGGAGCAAGAAGGGCACGGGCGGCGGCGTCTACTACTGGGACAAGCTCAAGGCGCTTTCCGAGCACCTGGAGTTCGACCTCAAGACGCCCTGGCGCGAGCTGCCGGACGCGGCGAAGCGGGCGATCCTCTACGGCCCCGGCGAGCCCTTCGAGGTGGTCTACCGCCGGGGCGGCAAGGAAACGATGCGGTTCATGACCGAGTTCGAGGGGGTCATGCCCAACCTCGAACGGCGCTACGCCGACACCGAGTCGGAGTACATGCGCGAGAAGCTGGAAGAGCTGATGGAGCTGCGCCCCTGCCCCACCTGCGGGGGTACCCGCTACAAGCCCGAGATTCTGGCGGTGCGGGTGGGCGGCCTGAACATCTCGCAGGCGAGCGGGATGAGCGTGCTGGAGGCCGACGCCTACTTTGAGCGGTTGCAGGAGGGGGGCCTCGACCACGACGCCATCGCCCCGCACCTGGGAGAGCATCTCGGCGGCACGGCGCGGGCGCACGCCCCCCGGCGCTACGAGTACGCGCTGAGCGAGTTCGGGGAGGCGGTGGCCTCACCCATCCTGCGGGCGATTCGCACCCGCCTGCGTTTTCTGGTGGACGTGGGGCTCGATTACCTCAGCCTCGACCGCACCGCGAACACCCTCTCGGGCGGCGAGGCGCAGCGCATCCGGCTGGCGACCCAGGTGGGCTCGGGCCTGACCGGGGTGCTGTACGTCCTCGACGAGCCGTCCATCGGCCTGCACCCCAAGGACAACGGGCGACTCATCGGGACCCTGAAGAACCTGCGCGATCTGGGCAACACCCTGATCGTGGTCGAGCACGACGCGGACACCATGCTGGAGGCCGATTACCTGGTGGATATGGGACCGGGCGCGGGCGTACACGGCGGCGAGGTGGTCGCGGTGGGCACACCGGACGAGGTGCGGGACAACCCCGCCAGCCTGACCGGGCAGTACCTGCGCGGCGAGATCGATATCGCGCTGCCCACGGCACGCCGCCGGGGCAACGGGCGCAAGCTGCGGGTGGTCGGTGCCCGCGAGCACAACCTGAGGGACGTGACGGCCGAGATTCCGCTGGGCACCATGACCGTGGTGACGGGGCCGAGCGGGTCAGGCAAGTCCACCCTGATCCACGACATCCTGCACGCGACCCTGGCCCGCGAACTCAACCGCGCCAAGACCAATCCGGGCCGCTTTGAGCGCATCGAGGGGATGGAGCACCTCGACAAGGTGATCGAGATCGACCAGAGCCCCATCGGGCGTACGCCGCGCTCGAATCCGGCGACATACACGGGGGTCTTCACCGAGATCCGCGACCTCTTCACCCGGACGCCGGAAGCGCGGCGGCGCGGGTACCAGTCAGGCCGCTTCTCCTTCAACGTGAAGGGTGGGCGCTGCGAGCACTGCAAGGGCGACGGGGTGATGAAGATCGAGATGAACTTCCTGCCCGACATCTACGTGCCCTGCGAGGTCTGCAAGGGAGCGCGGTACAACCGCGAGACGCTGGAGGTCAAGTACAACGGCAAGAACATCTCCGAGGTGCTCGACCTGACGGTGGAGGCCGCCCACGAGTTCTTCGAGGCGATTCCCACCATCGAGCGCAAGATGAGCGTGCTGTGCGACGTGGGGCTGGGCTACATGAAAATCGGGCAGCCGTCGACGACCCTCTCGGGGGGCGAGGCGCAGCGCATCAAGCTGGCGACCGAACTCAGCAAGCGGGCGACGGGCAAGACGATCTACATCCTCGACGAGCCGACCACGGGCCTGCACTTCGAGGACGTGCGCAAGCTGATGGGCGTGCTCGACCGGCTGGCCGAGGGCGGCAACACCCTGGTCGTGATCGAGCATAATCTCGACGTGATGAAGTGTGCCGACCACATCATCGATCTGGGGCCGGAAGGCGGCGTGCGGGGCGGGACGGTCGTGGCGACCGGGACCCCCGAACAGGTCGCCGCGCACCCCACGAGTCACACCGGGGAATACCTGCGCCGGGTGCCAGGGATCGTCCCCGCCGGGGGTGAGGCGCCCGCCGAGCTGGTCGCCGCCGCGCCTGCCCGCAGGGGCCGGGGCAAGAAGGCGGGCGCCGCGTGA
- a CDS encoding DsbA family protein, translating to MTRLQGNNQNRTVLVIGTLIAALLIALAVYAVRGNAGGGASGDTVDFDLEGQPVLGQADAPVTVVVFEDFKCPNCKRFEEEFLPEIRSQNLDTGKAKLVSMNFPFLAESARLPEDDSKYAAQAVECAFVQGGSEAYENLKQIIFRAQGPESALWATKSRLKELAQNVEGLDQARFATCLDNDETAAAVEADEAQARRANASGTPAVYVNGKAVESYDAETVGRAIDAATAN from the coding sequence GTGACCCGACTGCAAGGCAACAACCAGAACCGCACGGTGCTGGTGATCGGCACGCTGATCGCCGCCCTCTTGATCGCGCTGGCCGTCTACGCGGTGCGCGGCAACGCCGGGGGTGGCGCGAGCGGCGACACCGTCGACTTTGATCTCGAAGGCCAGCCCGTGCTGGGACAGGCAGACGCTCCCGTGACGGTGGTCGTCTTCGAGGACTTCAAGTGCCCCAACTGCAAGCGCTTCGAGGAGGAATTCCTGCCTGAAATCCGCTCGCAAAACCTCGACACCGGCAAGGCGAAGCTGGTGTCCATGAACTTCCCCTTCCTGGCCGAGTCTGCCCGGCTGCCGGAAGACGACAGCAAGTACGCCGCGCAGGCCGTGGAATGCGCGTTTGTCCAGGGCGGCAGCGAGGCCTACGAGAACCTCAAACAGATCATCTTCCGGGCACAGGGCCCGGAGAGCGCACTGTGGGCCACCAAGTCGCGCCTGAAGGAACTCGCGCAAAACGTCGAGGGGCTGGACCAGGCCCGCTTTGCGACCTGCCTGGACAACGATGAAACCGCCGCCGCCGTCGAAGCCGACGAGGCGCAGGCCCGCCGGGCCAATGCGAGCGGCACCCCGGCGGTCTACGTCAACGGCAAGGCGGTCGAGAGCTATGACGCCGAGACGGTCGGCCGGGCCATTGACGCGGCGACCGCCAACTGA
- a CDS encoding disulfide bond formation protein B, translating to MTRDNRLYLAWVVALVATLGSLYFSEVRGFAPCVLCWYQRVAMYPLALLLGIAALRGDLGIRGYALPLAGIGWLIALIQNLEDWGVIPVLRVCSANNAVPCDVHWPVWGGALAGLNSVLTIPVLAMIAFTLIIGLLSWRRG from the coding sequence GTGACCCGCGACAATCGCCTCTATCTCGCCTGGGTCGTCGCGCTGGTGGCGACCCTGGGCAGCCTGTATTTCAGCGAGGTCCGGGGCTTCGCGCCCTGCGTGCTGTGCTGGTACCAGCGCGTCGCCATGTACCCGCTGGCGCTGCTGCTGGGCATCGCGGCCCTGCGCGGTGACCTGGGCATCCGGGGCTACGCGCTGCCGCTGGCGGGCATCGGCTGGCTGATCGCCCTGATTCAGAACTTGGAAGACTGGGGCGTGATCCCGGTCCTGCGGGTGTGCAGCGCGAACAACGCCGTGCCCTGCGATGTGCACTGGCCGGTGTGGGGGGGAGCGCTGGCAGGACTGAACTCGGTGCTCACCATTCCGGTGCTCGCCATGATCGCCTTCACGCTGATTATCGGGCTGCTGAGCTGGCGGCGGGGGTAA
- a CDS encoding SDR family NAD(P)-dependent oxidoreductase: protein MTRARLTAVPASAPALPPGVVVVTGAARGIGRAIAELYAERGHRVLGVDLTLPPALRGHPRVRADVSTAAGRERITRLAREEGGVAVLVNNAAFQGAPGSVLEVSERGWSRTLGVNLTAPLLLTRALIDLMAPGSAVVNVASVQGLFAEQNNAAYNASKGGLVNLTRAMSLDLAPRGVRVNAVAPGAIATESVLAAIAASGDPEQTRRDYEDLHALRRLGEPREVAQVIYFLGSPEASFLTGVILPVDGGMTASFMMAGRPV from the coding sequence ATGACCCGTGCTCGCCTCACTGCCGTACCGGCCTCCGCTCCCGCCCTGCCGCCCGGCGTGGTGGTCGTGACCGGTGCCGCGCGGGGCATCGGCCGGGCCATCGCCGAGCTGTATGCCGAGCGGGGGCACCGGGTGCTGGGGGTGGACCTCACCCTGCCGCCCGCCCTGCGGGGGCACCCCCGCGTCCGCGCCGACGTGAGCACCGCTGCCGGACGGGAGCGCATCACGCGCTTGGCGCGGGAAGAGGGTGGGGTCGCGGTTCTGGTCAACAACGCGGCCTTCCAGGGTGCTCCTGGCAGCGTGCTGGAAGTCAGCGAGCGGGGCTGGAGCCGCACCCTGGGGGTAAACCTCACGGCCCCGCTGCTGCTCACGCGGGCGCTAATCGACCTGATGGCGCCGGGCAGCGCGGTCGTCAACGTGGCGAGCGTACAGGGCCTCTTCGCCGAGCAGAACAATGCTGCCTACAACGCCAGCAAGGGCGGCCTGGTCAACCTCACCCGTGCCATGAGCCTCGACCTCGCTCCGCGCGGGGTGCGGGTCAACGCCGTGGCCCCCGGCGCCATCGCCACCGAGAGTGTCTTGGCCGCCATCGCGGCGTCGGGCGACCCCGAGCAGACCCGCCGCGACTACGAGGACCTGCACGCCCTGCGCCGCCTGGGCGAGCCGCGCGAGGTCGCGCAGGTGATTTACTTCCTGGGCAGTCCCGAGGCCAGCTTCCTGACCGGGGTGATCCTGCCCGTCGACGGCGGAATGACAGCGAGTTTCATGATGGCGGGGCGGCCCGTCTAG
- the lysA gene encoding diaminopimelate decarboxylase, which produces MIPHAALQTAADRFGTPLYVYDASELDAALGRVRSAFGGAQVYYAMKANPNLTLLRRMHAAGVGFECVSGGEIARAEEVGASGDRVLVNGPAKLPGEYAAGARLGATFVVDREEEVGLLPPGSRALVRVNPALAVSTHDHLATGAAGSKFGVTPAQAPGVLRALRDAGHTALGLHVHIGSAIRDAADFSAAFARLAELHPAVSDLDVLDVGGGWGVGADLPGIAREARAAASVFGAELWVEPGRYLVAQAGTLLTRVVGQKRTGRPFLLTDAGMTELLRPMLYGAEHPVTALWEGEPAGTWDVAGPACESGDLLARDVLLPAPVPGGLLAIGEAGAYGASMSSTYLTRPRPAEALWEGGEWRPIRRRETPQDVWAMEQGLE; this is translated from the coding sequence GTGATTCCCCACGCGGCCCTCCAGACCGCCGCCGACCGCTTCGGCACTCCCCTCTACGTCTACGACGCCAGCGAACTGGACGCCGCGCTGGGACGGGTGCGCTCGGCCTTCGGGGGGGCGCAGGTGTACTACGCGATGAAAGCCAACCCCAACCTCACCCTGCTGCGGCGGATGCACGCGGCGGGCGTGGGCTTCGAGTGCGTCAGCGGCGGCGAGATCGCGCGGGCGGAGGAGGTCGGAGCCTCCGGGGACCGGGTGCTCGTCAACGGCCCCGCCAAGCTGCCCGGCGAGTACGCGGCGGGAGCGCGGCTGGGCGCGACCTTCGTGGTGGACCGGGAGGAGGAGGTGGGCCTGCTGCCCCCCGGCTCGCGGGCGCTCGTGCGGGTGAATCCGGCGCTCGCGGTGAGCACCCACGACCATCTCGCCACGGGCGCGGCGGGCAGCAAGTTCGGGGTGACGCCCGCCCAGGCGCCCGGCGTGCTGCGGGCGCTGCGGGACGCCGGGCACACGGCGCTGGGGCTGCACGTCCATATCGGCAGCGCGATTCGGGACGCCGCTGACTTCAGCGCGGCCTTCGCGCGGCTGGCCGAGCTGCACCCGGCGGTGAGCGACCTGGACGTGCTGGACGTGGGCGGCGGCTGGGGCGTGGGTGCCGACCTGCCGGGCATCGCGCGGGAGGCGCGGGCGGCGGCCTCGGTCTTCGGGGCCGAGCTGTGGGTGGAGCCGGGGCGGTATCTGGTCGCGCAGGCGGGCACCCTGCTTACGCGGGTGGTGGGGCAAAAGCGCACCGGGCGCCCCTTCCTCCTCACGGATGCGGGCATGACCGAGCTGCTGCGGCCCATGCTGTACGGGGCCGAGCACCCGGTCACGGCGCTGTGGGAGGGCGAGCCTGCCGGGACATGGGACGTGGCCGGTCCGGCCTGCGAGAGCGGCGACCTGCTCGCGCGGGACGTGCTCCTCCCCGCGCCCGTGCCCGGCGGCCTGCTGGCCATCGGGGAAGCCGGGGCCTACGGCGCGAGCATGAGCAGCACTTACCTGACTCGCCCTCGCCCCGCCGAGGCGCTGTGGGAGGGGGGCGAATGGAGGCCGATCCGCCGCCGCGAGACGCCGCAGGACGTGTGGGCGATGGAACAGGGCCTGGAGTGA
- a CDS encoding TetR/AcrR family transcriptional regulator, whose product MTVSSTRPNPPAPDTTRARILTEAARLFVASGYHGVSMREVAAAVGVTKPALYHHYADKEALFLAMLDGTLTGLSRLVAHAGTQVGVRAQLETLVGDLLASAPEQRVGLQLAGELRHVSPERRAAFEQEYRRVWMGGLNELIGAAAARGELRGDLPPGVLTRALLALLYPLVTGAPPSDPVGTARGLLSIYLDGAAGPSGAPGQLETKESSSHA is encoded by the coding sequence GTGACCGTCTCGTCCACCCGCCCAAACCCACCCGCACCCGACACCACCCGTGCCCGCATCCTGACCGAGGCGGCGCGGCTGTTCGTGGCGAGCGGGTACCACGGGGTCTCCATGCGCGAGGTGGCGGCGGCCGTCGGCGTGACCAAGCCCGCGCTCTACCACCACTATGCGGACAAGGAGGCGCTGTTTCTGGCGATGCTCGACGGCACCCTGACGGGGTTGAGTCGGCTGGTGGCCCACGCGGGCACGCAGGTGGGAGTGCGGGCACAGCTTGAGACGCTGGTGGGCGACCTGCTGGCGAGTGCGCCCGAGCAGCGCGTCGGCCTGCAATTGGCGGGCGAGCTCCGCCACGTCTCGCCCGAGCGCCGCGCCGCTTTCGAACAGGAGTACCGCCGGGTGTGGATGGGTGGCCTGAATGAACTGATCGGGGCCGCCGCTGCGCGGGGAGAATTGCGGGGCGACCTGCCCCCCGGCGTCCTGACCCGTGCGCTGCTCGCCCTGCTGTACCCGCTGGTCACCGGCGCCCCCCCCAGCGACCCGGTGGGAACGGCGCGGGGCCTGTTGAGCATCTACCTCGACGGGGCGGCGGGGCCGTCAGGCGCTCCCGGCCAGCTGGAAACTAAAGAGTCTTCATCTCACGCTTAA